One genomic segment of Clavelina lepadiformis chromosome 3, kaClaLepa1.1, whole genome shotgun sequence includes these proteins:
- the LOC143450881 gene encoding transmembrane protein 45B-like yields the protein MGSFMGHILPGVLFIFYGMWLAFKNSYRHFVKKRSSNRRCLRLCTVNNAESIMLIVLPCVGIFLEQLTNHGPKFHLTNSSSEYFSGNNWSHSTMYLFFAFVGVADLLQFKVPQFVPRGIRDLMLCLALLIEGYLFYFHTHGRPELDVRIHVLLLLAIWGGAMTSGILGVLEAIMKDTDDEKSNNNSHKKSNEGFIELKNQEHESETALLGETKSNEYTPILTEDGTNNLSHEKLSPEFLALTVSLQKILKQIVAPDRCEKSHLQIILRQAIATSIFLQGTWFCQVAAILYPPGKEAWEVNHTNVHFATIFFAWHLAAAIFLNSAVHLTMYALTCRKRKIRAI from the exons ATGGGGAGTTTTATGGGACATATATTGCCCGGTgtgttgtttatattttatggaATGTGGCTTGCATTCAAGAACAGCTACAG GCATTTTGTTAAGAAGAGAAGTTCCAATAGAAGATGCCTCAGATTATGTACTGTGAATAATGCTGAATCAATAATGTTAATCGTATTGCCATGTGTTG GCATTTTTCTGGAACAACTGACAAATCATGGGCCAAAATTTCATTTGACAAATTCCAGCTCAGAGTATTTTTCTGGTAACAACTGGTCTCACAGTACAATGTACTTGTTTTTCGCGTTTGTTGGTGTAGCTGATCTTCTTCAATTCAAAGTTCCACAGTTTGTACCGAGAG GTATCAGAGACTTAATGCTTTGCTTAGCATTGCTGATAGAAGGCTACTTGTTCTATTTTCACACACACGGAAGACCTGAATTGGATGTTAGAATACATGTCTTGCTCTTACTGGCTATTTGGGGAGGAGCAATGACATCTGGTATATTGGGTGTACTGGAAGCCATCATGAAAG ATACTGATGACGAAAAGAGCAACAACAACAGTCATAAGAAAAGCAACGAAGGTTTCATTGAGCTTAAAAATCAGGAACATGAAAGTGAAACAGCACTACTTGGAGAAACCAAGAGTAATGAATACACACCAATCTTAACAGAAGATGGGACAAATAATCTAAGCCATGAAAAGCTTTCACCAGAGTTTTTGGCATTGACTGttagtttacaaaaaattctGAAGCAAATCGTTGCACCTGATAGATGTGAAAAATCTCACTTACAAATCATTCTGCGACAAGCAATTGCTACGTCAATTTTTCTCCAGGGAACATGGTTCTGTCAG GTTGCCGCCATTTTATACCCTCCGGGAAAAGAAGCATGGGAAGTGAACCACACAAACGtacattttgcaacaatatTCTTTGCATGGCATTTAGCTGCGgctatatttttaaattcagCTGTACACTTAACTATGTATGCTCTCACATGCAGAAAACGGAAGATCAGAGCAATATAA